The following proteins are co-located in the Mesorhizobium sp. M1E.F.Ca.ET.045.02.1.1 genome:
- the rfbC gene encoding dTDP-4-dehydrorhamnose 3,5-epimerase yields MLEVRPLGLEGVLEIVPKRHGDARGFFSETWNAARFAEAGIDLVFVQDNHSYSAAAGVLRGLHYQLPPRAQDKLLRVIRGSVFDVAVDIRRASPTFGKWVALEISAEKGNQILVPKGFAHGFATLVPDTEVLYKVTDTYSPEHDRSIRFDDPAIGIEWPAIAGGFQLSDKDRKAPLLAMAEVFA; encoded by the coding sequence TGAGGTCAGGCCGCTCGGCCTCGAAGGCGTGCTGGAGATCGTCCCGAAGCGGCACGGCGACGCACGCGGTTTTTTCAGCGAAACCTGGAACGCCGCCCGTTTCGCCGAGGCCGGCATCGATCTCGTCTTCGTGCAGGACAATCATTCCTATTCAGCCGCGGCCGGCGTGCTGCGCGGCCTGCACTACCAGTTGCCGCCGCGCGCCCAGGACAAGCTGCTGCGCGTTATCCGGGGCAGTGTGTTCGATGTCGCGGTCGACATCCGTCGCGCCTCGCCGACCTTCGGCAAATGGGTGGCGCTGGAGATATCGGCTGAGAAGGGCAACCAGATCCTGGTGCCGAAAGGCTTCGCGCACGGCTTCGCTACGCTCGTGCCGGATACCGAGGTGCTGTACAAGGTGACCGACACCTATTCGCCCGAGCATGACCGCTCGATCCGTTTCGACGATCCGGCAATCGGCATCGAATGGCCGGCTATTGCCGGTGGCTTCCAGCTTTCGGACAAGGATCGCAAGGCGCCATTGCTTGCCATGGCCGAGGTGTTTGCGTGA